The following is a genomic window from Parabacteroides johnsonii DSM 18315.
CGCGTGTTGACACGCAGATGGTCTCCCGTATGTACACCGACGAAATGATTTTGGCCGTGATAGATATAGTCTGTACCGATGCCGATATCAAAATAAAGGATGCTGATGGAGTAGACTTTCTTGATTTTCTCGTAACCTTCGCCAATCGAGATATGTTCAGTGATGGCTTTGGCGACACCGTACAGGATGCGTTCCAAGTAGTGCAGTTCGCGTGTGTTCTGGATTTCGACGAGGATGATTTCGCCCTTGCTATTCAAGGCTTTGATATCGACGCGGTTGAACTTGTCGTCGGCGCTTTCCTGGTTGCCTTCACTTTCGAGGATTTCAACGATCTTAATTTCTTCGTTCAGCATGACGGTCAGGAAACCGTCGAGCACATCGAAATTGGCCTTCTGGCGCAACAAACGCTTGATGGCCCAGTCGAAGCGAATATACCTGTCCTGCAACTTTTTTCTTTCCATCTCTTCCATGATTTTCAGATCTGACCCTTCCTTTTTCATAGTTACTGTTTTATTAGTTCATCCACAAATATACATATTATTTATGAATGGACAAC
Proteins encoded in this region:
- a CDS encoding Rpn family recombination-promoting nuclease/putative transposase gives rise to the protein MKKEGSDLKIMEEMERKKLQDRYIRFDWAIKRLLRQKANFDVLDGFLTVMLNEEIKIVEILESEGNQESADDKFNRVDIKALNSKGEIILVEIQNTRELHYLERILYGVAKAITEHISIGEGYEKIKKVYSISILYFDIGIGTDYIYHGQNHFVGVHTGDHLRVNTRERDVIVSHLPAEIFPEYILVRVNEFDKVALTPLDEWIEYLKDGTIRPDTTAPGLKEAREKLKYYSMSPEERLIYDRHIDAIMIQNDVIGTAKLEGRIEGKAEGIAEGEAKGKAEGLAEGMRQVASKMKDTGVDVATIVKCTGLSEEIILSL